The Trinickia caryophylli genomic sequence TCTTCTGCGCACTGCCGCTGGCGCGCCGCGTCGAGTACGTGGAACGGATGGCCGCGCTGCTCGCGCCCGGAGGGCTTCTGGCCGGTTTCTTCTTTTTCGGCCAGGAGCCGAAGGGGCCGCCGTTCGGTATTGCGCGCGAGACGCTCGAAACGCTCTTTTTGCCGTACTTCGAGCTGATCGAGGACAAAGCCGTCGACGACTCGCTCCCCGTTTTCGCGGGCCGCGAGCGCTGGCTTACGTGGCGCAGGCGTCAGGCGCGGGCCACTCCGATCGCGGCGGCCGATGCGGCGCGGACTTGAATTCAGGCCGGTTGCCCCCATCTGACGACTCGCGCCGGTCCCGCTCCGACATCCGGGCGATGACCGATTGCGGCTATAATTCAACGCTTTGCTAGCTTTGAACCGTTTTCGTCGGAATTGTCGGGAAGAGAACCATGCCGATCTACGCCTACCGTTGCGAAGCGTGCGGCTTCGAGAAAGATGTGCTCCAGAAGATGAGCGACGCACCGCTCACTCAGTGCCCTGAATGTCAGGGCGAGACATTCCGCAAGCAGGTGACTGCCGCGGGCTTTCAATTGAAGGGCTCCGGCTGGTACGTCACCGATTTCCGCGGCGGCTCCAACGGCTCCGGCAGCTCGAAGAGTACGTCCGGCGGTGCGTCCGGCTCGGACAATGCGGCCGCCGCGGGCGGTGGCGAGTCGGGCGCGGCCAAGCCGGCCGGCGGTGAGTCGAGCACCGCGGCGTCGAGCCCGGCCCCGGCCGCCTCGTCCACGGCGGACGCTTAAGTCCGCCGGGCCGAGTTCGGACGGTCAGCGCGGCGGCGAGCCGGCAGGAACACCGTCCGGGCGCCGTCGCAGGTTTGCCGCCCACGAGTGCGGCGCGCCGCGCCGAACTTTTCTGTCGCGGTTTTCTGGCGGTATACATGAAGAAGACGACGCTCAAATCCGTGTTCCTTACCGGTCTGCTGGTCCTTGTGCCCCTGGCTATCACGCTGTGGGTGCTGGGGCTCATCATCAGCACGATGGACCAGACGTTGCTGCTGCTGCCCGCATCCTGGCAGCCGGAGAAGCTGTTCGGCTTCCATCTGCCTGGCATAGGCGCGCTGCTGACGCTCGCGTTCATCTTCGTCGTCGGCCTGTTCACCCAAAATTTCGTCGGTCAGAAGCTCGTGACGTGGTGGGACGCTATCCTGCGTCACATTCCGATCGTCGGGCCGCTCTATACGAGCGTGAAGCAGGTGTCGGACACGCTGCTTTCGAGCAGCGGCAATGCGTTCCGCAAGGCGCTCCTGATCGAATACCCGCGGCGGGGCTCCTACACGATCGCGTTTTTGACGGGCACGCCCGGCGGCGACGTCGTCAATCACCTGAAAGAGGAGCACGTGAGCGTCTACGTGCCGACCACGCCGAATCCGACCTCCGGCTTTTTCCTGATGGTGCCGAAAAGCGAAGTGGTCGAACTCGACATGACCGTCGACGCGGCGCTCAAGTACATCGTCTCGATGGGCGTCGTCGCCCCCGCGCTCGCTACGCCGGCCGCGCCCGTGCGGCGGCCCGTGGAGCCTCCCCTTTAATGCGAGGCGCACCGGCGTGCCGTGCACCTTGCTCAATCATGCAAACGAAAGCTGAACACCATGTCGATGAGATCTGAATACTGCGGTCTGGTGACCGAACACCTGATGGGCCAAACCGTCTCGCTGTGCGGATGGGTGCATCGCCGGCGCGACCATGGCGGCGTCATCTTCATCGACTTGCGCGATCGCGAGGGCCTCGTCCAGGTGGTCTGCGACCCTGACCGCGCCGACATGTTCAAGGTGGCCGAGGGCGTGCGTAACGAGTTTTGCGTGCGCGTGGTCGGCGTCGTGCGCAGCCGTCCCGAGGGCACGGTGAACGCGGGTCTCAAGAGCGGCAAGGTGGAAGTGCTCTGCCATGAGCTGACGGTGCTGAACGCGTCCGTCACGCCGCCGTTCCAGCTCGATGACGACAACCTCTCGGAAACGACGCGTCTCACGCATCGCGTGCTCGACCTGCGCCGTCCGCAGATGCAGCACAACCTGCGTCTGCGCTATCGCGTCGCGATGGAAGTGCGCAAATACCTCGACGCGCAAGGTTTTCTCGACATCGAAACGCCGATGCTCACGAAGAGCACGCCGGAAGGCGCGCGCGACTATCTCGTGCCGTCGCGCGTGAATGCGGGCCAGTTCTTCGCGTTACCGCAGTCGCCGCAGCTCTTCAAGCAACTGCTGATGGTGGCGAACTTCGATCGCTACTATCAGATCGTCAAGTGCTTCCGCGACGAAGACCTGCGCGCCGATCGCCAGCCGGAATTCACGCAGATCGACTGCGAAACGTCGTTCCTCTCGGAGCAGGAGATCCGCGATCTCTTCGAGCAGATGATTCGCCACGTCTTCAAGGAGACGATCGGCGTCGAGCTCGACGATCAGTTCCCCGTCATGCAGTACAGCGAGGCGATGGCGCGCTTCGGCTCGGACAAGCCCGACCTGCGCGTGAAGCTGGAATTCACCGAACTCACCGACGCGATGAAGGACGTGGAGTTCAAGGTGTTCAGCACGCCGGCCAACACCAAGGACGGCCGTGTGGCGGCGCTGCGCGTGCCGAAGGGCGGGGAGCTCACGCGCGGCGATATCGACGGCTACACGGAATTCGTGCGCATCTACGGTGCGAAGGGCCTCGCCTGGATCAAGGTCAACGAAGTGGCCAAGGGCCGTGACGGCCTCCAGAGCCCGATCGTCAAGAACCTGCACGACGCCGCGATCGCAGCCATTCTCGAGCGCACGGGCGCGCAGGACGGCGATATCGTCTTCTTCGCCGCAGATCGTGCAAAGGTCGTCAACGACAGCCTCGGCGCGTTGCGTCTGAAGATCGGCCATTCCGAGTTCGGCAAGGCGAACGGCCTCGTCGAGCAGGGTTGGAAGCCGCTGTGGGTCGTCGACTTCCCGATGTTCGAGTACGACGAGGAAGAGGCGCGCTACGTTGCTGCCCACCATCCGTTCACGAGCCCGAAGGACGAGCACCTCGAGTATCTCGAGACGGATCCGGGCCGCTGCCTCGCGAAGGCGTACGACATGGTCCTCAACGGCTGGGAGATCGGTGGCGGTTCGGTGCGGATCTATCGCGAGGATGTGCAGAGCAAGGTGTTCCGCGCCCTCAAGATCGGAGCCGAGGAAGCGCGCGCGAAATTCGGCTTCCTGCTCGACGCGCTGCAATACGGCGCGCCCCCGCACGGCGGTATCGCATTCGGGCTCGATCGCATCGTGACGATGATGGCGGGTGCCGATTCGATCCGCGACGTCATCGCCTTCCCGAAGACGCAGCGCGCGCAATGTCTGCTCACGCAGGCACCGAGCGCCGTCGACGAGCGTCAGCTGCGCGAGTTGCACATCCGCCTGCGTCAGCCCGAGCAGCCGAAGGCCTGAGCGCCGCGCGACGCGAGCGTCGCATACGGCATCAAAAAAGGCGCTTCGGCGCCTTTTTTCGTGTGATGGGCGTGTGCGTGACGGGCGGCGTTATATTCGATCGCACCTTCCCACGATCATGCCTGCTCATGCGCCCGGTGCTCTTGTTGCTTCTCCTGCTGTTCGGCTTCCCGGGCGCTTCGACCGACGCCCGCGCGTGCGTCGCCGTCCCTACCGCCCATGCGTCGAGCGCGACGTCAGGTTATCGGTACGCCAGTCCGACCGAACGCAATGTGGTGCGCGCGGCATCGGGCGTCGTGGCAAAAGGTGGCACGGAGGAAGCCGGGGAATGCCTTGCGCTGCGTGCTTCGATGACCGACGCAACGATCCTTCGCGATCAAGAGGATATGGCTGTGCCGGGCGTCCGCGCACAACGCCGGCCGCCGGTTGCTGCCAATCCGTTCGGCAAGCGTGCGCGACTCGAATCCCGTTATCGACAGCTCGGGTGCCGCTGAAGAACGCGGAGCATTGCTAAGATGCGCATTGTCGCGCGCCTGTCGTGTTTCGATGAGGCAACCCTGCCGCGCGTTCCTCGCGTGGGGGGCGGTGTCCGTTTCGTTCTTTTCGTCGCAAGTTCATGCAAAAACCGCCGAAAATACCAGAGTCCGTTCTCGTCGTTATCTACACGCCCGCGCTCGAAGTCCTCATCATCGAGCGCGCCGACCGGCCTGGCTTCTGGCAATCGGTAACGGGTTCGAAGGACCGCATCGACGAGCCGCTCGTCGAGACGGCCGCGCGCGAGGTGGCGGAGGAAACGGGTATCGTCGTAGGTAGCGCGGCCGTGCCGTTCGCCGCCCTCGCCGACTGGGGCGAAAGCATCGAATACGAGATCTATCCGATCTGGCGCCATCGTTATGCCGAGGGCGTTACGCGCAACGTCGAGCATTGGTTCGGACTCGAAGTGCCGGGCCGTGTCGAGGTAACGCTCGCGCCACGCGAACATACGGCCTATCTCTGGCTGCCCCACGAGCAGGCGGCAGCGCGCTGCTTCTCGTCTTCGAACCGCGACGCGATCCTGCAGTTGCCGCATCGCATGCGCCCGCCGCGCGCATGAGCCGGCGCAGCGAGCGGTCGTTCGTCCGGCTCGGTGCCGCGCTCGTTTCGCGGCGACGTTCGGCACGTCTCGCCTTTACCATCAACAACGGCGTTCGCCTCTTCAGCACCGGCGACGACTATTTCGCCGCACTGGTGATCGCGATCGACGCGGCCGAGCGCGATGTGGCGCTCGAGACCTACATCTTTTGCGACGACGATGCGGGCCGGCCTGTGTCCGAGGCCCTCATGCGTGCGGCGGGGCGCGGCGTGCGCGTACGTGTCATCACCGACGGCATCGGCACGGGGCGGCTCGCGCTCTTCGACCCGTGGCGCGAGGCGGGCGTCGAGCATCGGATCTACAACCCTCATCTGTTCGGTCGTTTTGGCTTTTCGCGCACGCACCGCAAGATCGCTGCCGTCGATGGCCGCGTCGCTTTTTGCGGTGGCATCAACATTGTCGATGACTACGATTCGAACGGAACCCTTCTGCCATTCCCTCGCTGGGACTTCGCGCTCGAGTTGACGGGCCCGGTCGTCGCGCAAGTCGGCTCGGCCTTCGACATTCAGTGGCAGCGCATCGAATCCGGTCATCGCCCCCCCTCGCTCGACGCCCTGCACCCGCGCGCGTGGTTGCCGCCTGCCTGGGCGGCG encodes the following:
- a CDS encoding FmdB family zinc ribbon protein: MPIYAYRCEACGFEKDVLQKMSDAPLTQCPECQGETFRKQVTAAGFQLKGSGWYVTDFRGGSNGSGSSKSTSGGASGSDNAAAAGGGESGAAKPAGGESSTAASSPAPAASSTADA
- a CDS encoding DUF502 domain-containing protein, translating into MKKTTLKSVFLTGLLVLVPLAITLWVLGLIISTMDQTLLLLPASWQPEKLFGFHLPGIGALLTLAFIFVVGLFTQNFVGQKLVTWWDAILRHIPIVGPLYTSVKQVSDTLLSSSGNAFRKALLIEYPRRGSYTIAFLTGTPGGDVVNHLKEEHVSVYVPTTPNPTSGFFLMVPKSEVVELDMTVDAALKYIVSMGVVAPALATPAAPVRRPVEPPL
- the aspS gene encoding aspartate--tRNA ligase, whose product is MSMRSEYCGLVTEHLMGQTVSLCGWVHRRRDHGGVIFIDLRDREGLVQVVCDPDRADMFKVAEGVRNEFCVRVVGVVRSRPEGTVNAGLKSGKVEVLCHELTVLNASVTPPFQLDDDNLSETTRLTHRVLDLRRPQMQHNLRLRYRVAMEVRKYLDAQGFLDIETPMLTKSTPEGARDYLVPSRVNAGQFFALPQSPQLFKQLLMVANFDRYYQIVKCFRDEDLRADRQPEFTQIDCETSFLSEQEIRDLFEQMIRHVFKETIGVELDDQFPVMQYSEAMARFGSDKPDLRVKLEFTELTDAMKDVEFKVFSTPANTKDGRVAALRVPKGGELTRGDIDGYTEFVRIYGAKGLAWIKVNEVAKGRDGLQSPIVKNLHDAAIAAILERTGAQDGDIVFFAADRAKVVNDSLGALRLKIGHSEFGKANGLVEQGWKPLWVVDFPMFEYDEEEARYVAAHHPFTSPKDEHLEYLETDPGRCLAKAYDMVLNGWEIGGGSVRIYREDVQSKVFRALKIGAEEARAKFGFLLDALQYGAPPHGGIAFGLDRIVTMMAGADSIRDVIAFPKTQRAQCLLTQAPSAVDERQLRELHIRLRQPEQPKA
- the nudB gene encoding dihydroneopterin triphosphate diphosphatase; this translates as MQKPPKIPESVLVVIYTPALEVLIIERADRPGFWQSVTGSKDRIDEPLVETAAREVAEETGIVVGSAAVPFAALADWGESIEYEIYPIWRHRYAEGVTRNVEHWFGLEVPGRVEVTLAPREHTAYLWLPHEQAAARCFSSSNRDAILQLPHRMRPPRA
- a CDS encoding phospholipase D-like domain-containing protein, whose translation is MSRRSERSFVRLGAALVSRRRSARLAFTINNGVRLFSTGDDYFAALVIAIDAAERDVALETYIFCDDDAGRPVSEALMRAAGRGVRVRVITDGIGTGRLALFDPWREAGVEHRIYNPHLFGRFGFSRTHRKIAAVDGRVAFCGGINIVDDYDSNGTLLPFPRWDFALELTGPVVAQVGSAFDIQWQRIESGHRPPSLDALHPRAWLPPAWAAARGRRSSAPALGEPAIAFIARDNIVNRRAIEKAYLVAIGRARHEILVANPYFMPGRKMRRALVRAARRGVDVRVIVGRKEFAALDYAVPHLYGRLLAAGVRIGEYEKTMLHAKVAVVDSNWATVGSSNLDALSLVLNHEANVVLVEHPEIASLRSAILAAFEDARPIDGQRYAARPLAERLMNWLAYTTYRAVMKLITVGGYD